One region of Priestia megaterium genomic DNA includes:
- a CDS encoding DUF4181 domain-containing protein produces the protein MALVYLLILAVVYIFLDLAMRKKLNTKMKKSYWRSFKGRRPLFITLEMVMLAAFLVLIFVIPPAYTSVFMFLFFFFLYVIRGFEEWKFERKQKEHYHSWFGATFFLFGTFILLMTDM, from the coding sequence ATGGCGCTTGTGTATTTGCTGATTCTGGCAGTCGTTTATATCTTTCTGGATCTTGCCATGCGAAAGAAGCTGAATACAAAGATGAAAAAAAGCTATTGGAGAAGCTTTAAGGGAAGGCGTCCGCTGTTTATCACACTTGAAATGGTGATGCTTGCTGCGTTTTTAGTGCTGATCTTTGTTATACCTCCAGCCTATACCTCCGTTTTTATGTTTCTTTTCTTTTTTTTCCTGTACGTAATTCGAGGATTTGAAGAATGGAAGTTTGAAAGAAAACAAAAAGAGCACTATCACTCGTGGTTTGGTGCAACTTTTTTCCTGTTTGGGACGTTTATATTACTGATGACAGATATGTAA